The sequence below is a genomic window from Nostoc flagelliforme CCNUN1.
CGGCGCACGAAGTTAAATATGGGTTTAAGAATCAACGGCGAAGCGACAATATTTTTAATTGCTCTGACAAGCGGTTGCAGCACAGGCGGAATTGCTTCTTGTTCTAGTGAAGGGTCTGGTAAACTCATCATCACCATACCCAGCACCATATCGGGGTGAGTGGCGGCGGCGGCCATCGAAATAAGTGAACCGTTAGAATTGCCTATTAATATCGCTGGTTCCCGGATAAATGTTTTCCAGAAATCGTAAACCTGCTCAACCCAGAGTTCGATGCTGTAATTAGCTGCGGCTTTTTCAGAAGCGCCAAAACCCAGCATATCGATGGCGTAAACTGTATGATGTTCAGCCAAAACTTCTAAATTATGTCGCCAATGACCAATGGAAGCGCCAAAACCATGTAGCAATATCAGGGGTTTTGCCTTGTGGTGATTTTGGCGAGAGCGAATGTAAGTGTAGCGGGTTTGCCAGCCGCGCCATACCCAATCCCTTTGATTACCAACCCGTTCTTGCCAGTGTAGTGTAGTGGTCACAGTCTCCTTTTATTCATCAGCGTGGAAATACTATTATAAAACTTTGATTTTTCATGTTATGGGGAAAAACCAAGCGATACCTAACAAGAACAGCTCCTTCCCGACAAAAGAATGGGAGTAAAGCTCAAAGCCTCTCCCCTCTTATACCAATTCACGAAAATCCTGAAATATATAAATTTCTCGTAAGTAAGGGCATGGCATTGCCATGCCCCTACCAAGGTATTTGTATCATTATTAAAGTGAAAAAGTGAAATGGTATTGTACTGCGGTGTCTACAAAAGCCTTGCAGCACGCATATCTTTATTCATATATCTCGCACTGCGTTTCTATCCCGCCTCGGAATGAATTCCGAGTCTCATAGCTGAAGTCCACTCAAGTGGACTAATACCATTTTTTTGTGAGGCTGCCCCAATCCCTTTTAACTTCTTTGTTTCTTTCTTTGTGTCCTTCTCTTCTCTACGAGAGGCTGCGCCAACGAGGCGCTGCGCGAACGTGTCCTTTGCGGTAGCCTGCGGCAAGCCGCTTCTCTACGAGACGCTTTGCGTAGCTTGCTTCTCCGTAGGAGTACGCGTCTACGTTTATCTTTCTTGTACTTAAATATGGTTTAGCGCATCTTCATACAGAACTGGTATAAACGATCAATTCAGTCCACTTGAGTGGACTTCAGCTATCAGCCTTGAACTTTAGTTCTGGGCGGGATGTCGGTCAGCGTGACAGTTTCCCTGTAACAAAAATATTGTTGCACCACTAAATCTCCAATTTAGAGAATTCAATTCTGATTCCTGATTCCTGACTCCTGAATTCTGTTTTGTTAAAACTCCTTCCGTGACTTCTATATGGCGCTTAAATGCAGTACACATTGACCTCATGTCTCTGCTTTTGGTTGAGCGTTGTACACTTATCAAAGATAGCAATCGCATCCATATCGGTAAATTGATCAGCGCTTTTTGACTAGAAATACTACTAAACTTACTGGATGTAAGGTAATATGTTACATGAGTTTTGCTAGATGTCCTGCATCTATAAGCTTAGTATTCTGGAGATATGATGTTGCTCCATGCGAGCGCAAAAAGGATTGTTAAATAATTGTAATAATATTTAACATGAGTCTAGGTTGTGTAATTTAGATTAACTATTGCAAAGAAATTCTCAGAGACTTAGTAGAATGACAAATACAAGGAGGCAACTATTTTATGGATTAGTTACTCTAGAACTGTAGACTATGTTTTCAGTCCTGAGTTATTTCCGTATTTTGCCTCTGAGGCATACCAATCAAGACCACACCAAATCCTTCATTAAGAGCTCCCACAAATCATAATGCCTGTGATTGAGAAGAAAAGAACTCGCGATCTGCCCCAAATTAACGAACGAATTCGCTACCCCAAAATTCGGGTAATTGATACTGATGGTGCCCAACTGGGAATTATGCTCCCACAGGAAGCACTACAACTAGCAGAAGAGAAAGAGTTAGATTTGGTGCTAATAAGTGACAAAGCTGACCCGCCAGTTTGTCGGATTATGGACTACGGGAAATATAAGTTTGAGCAGGAGAAAAAGGCGCGGGAAGCCCGGAAAAAGCAGCACACGGCTGATGTCAAAGAAGTTAAGATGCGCTACAAAATAGAAGAACACGACTACAACGTGCGTGTTAAGCAAGCAGAGCGCTTTTTGAAAGATGGTGATAAAGTCAAAGCTACTGTGATGTTCCGGGGTCGAGAAATTCAACACAGCGACCTAGCAGAAGATTTGCTTAAACGAATGGCAACCGATTTGGAGCCATTTGGTGAGCTTCAACAAGCGCCTAAAAAAGAAGGGCGAAACATGATGATGCTCATCTCGCCTAAAAAATAATCCTCTAACTCTCTTAATAGACCAACTTTGAAAATCCCCTGACTTTTAGCCAGGGGATTTTTTGATGTTTCATTTCGATGCGATATGCGCCCAAAGTTTTGAAGTTGTTTAAATTTATCTAAAATCGATAGTCCTGAAGGCTGAATGGGAAACATAATACTCAGTTGCTCAGGACTTTTGCTATTTCCACGAGATGAGGGAGATAAGGAAATATTTTCTTCCCCTGCTCCCCTGCCCCCGCTCCCCCATTACGCGGTAATACTACCAGAAAAATAAAACTGCATGGAACTGAAAAATCACTGGTTGGCTGCAAATAAAGTTGCTTTACCACGGCTACGACTACTACAGTGGGTGAATCTCCGACCAGAGGAGAGCGAACGAACTCAACTCATGTTCTTTTTTTACACAACTGTATGTGTAGGATTGCGGTGGGCAGAGGACAGTACCGTGGCGCTGTTTTTGGATGAATATGGAACTCACCTACTGCCGTGGATGTATATTGCTAGTGCCGCTATGAGTGCAGCCCTGGTTTTTTTATACTCATGGCTGCAAAAGATTTTTCCTTTGCGCCGAGTGATTGTAGCGATCGCACCTTGCATGTTGATGCCATTACTATTATTAGTTGTATTACGTTGGGGAGCGCATGTTTCATACCTGGCAGTTATTTCGGCATTTGTGCTGCGGCTGTGGGTAGATGCCCTTTATGTAGTCAATGACCTCAACACTTCCATCGTCGCCAACCAAATATTTAATATTCGGGAGATTAAACGGACTTACCCACTGGTGAGCAGTGGACTTTTAGTAGCAGATGTGATCAGTGGCTTTAGTTTGCCTTGGCTAGTGCAATACACCACGCTGAATAAGATCATCTTCATCGCCTGTATAGTAATTTTATTAGGATCGGGGATTTTATTCTATTTAACTCATCACTATCGAGCGGCTTTTCCTGAAACCCCACAAAGACTAATTCCTGAAGAACAAGCTTCACGACAGCGTTTTATTAAAAGTCCTCTGAAGCGCTATGTTTGGCAGTTGTTTGCTTTTGTCGGTCTGTTGCAAGTCATTGGGTTGTTGATAGATTTTCAATATCTGCGCGAACTCCAATCCAATTTGGGCGACCGAGAACTCGCCAGCTTCTTAGGTCTTTTTGGTGGGACGTTGGGACTGTGTGAGTTGTTGTTGCAGTGGTTTATTTCCAGCCGACTCATCGAACGGATGGGGGTATTTTTCACAGCCACACTTTTACCAATCACCGTAGGCTTTTCACTACCAGGAGTGCTAGTATTATTGCATTTAATTCCAGCCATCCAATCGCAAAGCTTTTTTTGGGGACTGATAATTGTCAAATTCTGCGATGAACTTCTGCGCTACACCTTTGTCATGAGCAGCGGCCCAATTCTGTACCAACCGATTCCAGAGGCAATTCGCAGTCGGATGCAGACTTTATCTGGTGGAACCGCCGAAGCGATCGCTACAGGTTTGACAGGAGTGCTAATTTTTGCAACTATATTGTTTTGTGGGCAGTTTATACCCGTACCGTTGCAAAAGTGGGTGTTAGTAGCAGAAACAATGCTGATAACTGGCACCTGTTTAAAAGTAGTTTGGGAATTGCGATCGCGCTATGTTGAGCTGTTAGTCTTGAGTGTGGCACGGGGCCAATTGAGTGCAACCAATGTAGGCTTACGATTCTTTAAGCAAGGTGTAGTCAAAGCCTTGGGAGAAAAAGGCAGCGAGGCAGATAAACGCTCTTGCATTGAACTTTTAGCCCAAATTGATTCCCTTGGTGCTCCGGAAGTTTTAGCACCTTTGTTAGTCAAGTTAACCCCAGATTTGCAGCGCCAAAGTTTGGAAGTCATGCTGATAGCAGGTGCAAATCCCGCTTATCTATCTGCCATCCGTCCTTTGCTAGAACAACCCCAAGAAACTAACCCCGAAGTTTTCGCCCTAGCACTGCGCTACGTTTGGCTGGCTGAACCAAATCCCAATTTAAGCATCCTAGAAGAATACCTGAACCCCCGGCAAAACTCACTCATCCGCGCCACCGCCGCCGCTTTAGTCTTACGCCAGGGAACGCCCATGCAAAAGGTAGCAGCTACCCAAACCATGCGCCGGATGTTGACTCATAAGAAAGAACGGGAACGGGTAAATGGAGTTAGAGCGCTTAGAGAAGCAGTTTATTTGCAGGCGTTGCGGATTCACATCCCGAATTTGTTACAAGACGAGTCTTTACGGGTGCGCTGTGCCGTATTGGAAATGATTGCAGCAACCCATTTAGAAGAGTACTATTCGGCACTGATAGCAGCACTTTATTATAAATCAACCCGCACTACAGCAATGTCAGCTCTAGTGCGACTAGAGAATGAAGCTATAGAGATGCTGTTGCGGTTAGCTACCAATATTTACAAACCAGAAGTAGTGCGAATGTACGCTTGGCGTACCATTGCTCAAATTGGTACTCAGGAAGCATTGGAGACTTTATGGGAAAACTTGGAGACATCTTGGGGTACAACTAGAGATCATATTCTTCGCAGCTTACTAAAAATACACAAACAACCAGGAATTAAAGGTTTAGTGGATCGATTTTATGAAAGTCGGGTAGAAAATTTAATTGAGCAGGAATTAAAGTTTTTAGGCGAGATTTACGCCGCATATATAGACTTGAACACACTAGACGAAAAAGAAGATCATCAATCCAGTCAAAGAATTGTGATTGTCTCTGAATTACTGCAACGCGCCCTTTTAGAATTGGAGTTGGATGTCAAAGAGCGGCTGCTACTGCTACTGAAACTGCTTTACTCGCCAGAAAAGATGCAGGCAGCAGCATTTAATCTGCGATCGCTCTCAGTGGTAAATTTAGCACGAGGGTTAGAAATCCTAGAGCATACCGTAACTTTGTCTTCAAAGTCTTTATTGCTGAATATTTTAGATAACAGACCACAGCTAGAAAAGTTGCAACATTTGGTAGAAGCTAAGATCGTAGAATATGAGAATATGATAGTTAGCGATCGCCTCCACAGATTGCTGATGTTGGGTAACTTCCTTTCTGATTGGTGCCTAGCTTGCTGTTTTCATTTTGCTCAAGTGACTCGCATCAGACTGACAAGTTCTGAGATTTTAGTGAGTTTGCGTCATCCAACCGGCTTTGTTAGAGAAGCTGCGATCGCATACTTAAATATGGTTTCACATCGCGTTCTCCTGCAAATCCTCCCCCAGTTACAAAAAGATCCACATCCTTTAGTGGCTGCTCAAGTTAAAGAGTTGCTCGAAAAATACCAGGTTAAAAATTACGCCTTATGTGAATTAAAAATGCCCAAGCGATAGCAAGGGTTTCAGGCTGTGGTTTAGCCAAGATATTTAGCTATATTGACGTATTTACGCCTTTCCAGACTCCAACTCACATAAGCCGTAAATTACAATTGAAAAAACTCCACTGGAATAATTTTGTTATTTCCATTCCTGCTAAGGGATTTCAAATTAAAAAATATCCAATCGCTATGGAAGTAGGGGAAGCAGAATCAATAACTAATGCCCCATGCTCAATGACTAATGACTCTTTTGTTAACCTGTAAAGTGAAGTAAAAATTCAAAGAATATCAGGAACAGCCATGTACGTACTCATAGGTGGAGCCGGCTTAGTGGGCTTAAGTTTAGCGCAAAAACTGGTAGAACTGGGGCATACTGTTGCCGTAATTGACATTGACCCTATCGCTTGCCGCTACGCCCGTGAACAAGTGGGAGCAATGGCTTTTGAAGGCAGTGCTGTGAGTACAGAAGTATTGTTAGAAGCTGGGATTCGCAAAGCCGATTCCTTGGCAGCTGTTCTAAGAAGTGATGCCTTAAACTTAGCAATGGTGACTCTTGCTAAACACTACGGTGTTCCCCATGTTTTGAGTCGGATGCGCCACCGAGATTTTGCCGAACCACTGCGTATCGCTGGAGCTAACCACATCAGCAGTACCGTTGAACTAGCGGTTTCAACGATGGTAAATGCCATTGAGTATCCCCAAGTAGAATCAATGATGCATTTTGAGCAGGGACAGATTGAGGTTCTGAAACTTTCCATCCCAAACAATTGCTATGTTGCTGGCCGTAGCGTTGCCGAAATTGCTCAGGATTCCCAATTCCCTAGTGGCTCGCTAATTATTGGCTATCAACCCCATCCCCACGAAGATTTGATGATTCCTAACGGCAGTACAATACTGGAACCTCATTCAACTGTGCTGATTGTGACTAAACCAGGATCTTTACATCAAGTTATTGATTTTATTGAACAAAGATGTTGAGCGCAGTCCCTACCTAAACTCCTTTTTAGGTGGGGTTAGCTACACATGTATAAAAAATTGGTGTAAATAGTTTTGATGAAGCCGTATCCACATATTTATTTAGCGATCGCTGTTATTTTTCTTGCATCTTGTAAATCAACAAATATTCCAACCAAGTCACAACCCGATGCCACTCAAGTAACGCCATCCCAAAAAATCGTGACGCTGGATAATAATTTTAAGATAGCAAGCAGTCAAACTGTTTATGTTCCTGTCTATTCGCATATCTATCATCACAATCGGCAGGAGGTTTTCGAGTTAGCAGCTACCCTCAGTATTCGGAATACAGATTTGACCAATCCAATTATTATTACTTCTGTGCGCTACTATAACTCAGATGGGAAACTAGTTAAGCAGTATTTGGAGCGCCCTATTCAACTTGATGCGCTGGCTTCTAGAGATTTTTTTATAAATAGAAATGATACCAGTGGAGGTTTAGGCGCAAACTTTATTGTAGAGTGGGTAGCCCAAACAGAAATATCCGAACCTATAGTGGAGGCAGTCATGATTGGTACTGACTTTCAACAAGGAATTTCTTTTATTAGTCCCGGTAGAGTAATTAAAAGTCAAAATAACTATAAGCGATCGCCTTTAAAATAGGTATTTTAAAAAGCTGATTTGTGATTTGTAGTTTCTCACAAATGATTTAGGGTGGCTATACCTGTGTTTACCTGTGGTTCTCAGTAGGTCTGACTTTTCACGTTATGTGGAAAAGCGCACGAAAAACCTAACCCCCTAACCCCCTTCCCGATGCGGGAAGGGGGAAAATTCAAAGTCTCTCTCCTTTTAGGAGAGAGATTTTCCAGATGCCGTGAAAAGTCAGCTCAGTAGATAGACATAATTAATCAGTATTAAAGGTTCATTGAGGAAGTTCAAAGGTTCATCGACGAAGCTCAGAGGCTCACTCACGAAGCTCAGAGGTTCACTCACGAGTATCAAAGACTTATTTACGCACCATGTTATGTAGCGGTGCGTGATAGCAAAGCCGTAACACACCCTACTTAAGATTTTCTTTATAAATGGTCTCTAAACCTCCACGCCCGAATGGGCACACCAGGTAATAAAATATCTTTTTCTATCCCCCATACCCCATACTCAACAACCACTTAATCATCTTCTAGTTTCAACAATTGTTCATCAAGAGTTTGTATCCGCCCCCGCACAATTTCTTCAGAGAGAATTCGCTTCCGCATTGCCTCATTGAGCGCTCCTTTTTCTGCCAACAGTAAACGTCGGCGAATGGCTTCAAGTTTACTGCTCTTGCCACTTCTACCTTCCACCTCATCAGGGCGACGATTATATAGTTCCCGCAGTGTCTTTTCTGCACCGGCAATTCGTACCTGATAAGCTGAACGCATCTCTTCATAAACGGCTTTTGGTAATACTCCTGATTTCAACAGGCTATCTAATTCATCTTGTGCCGCTTTACCCGTCATCAACTGGGCTTGCAACTCTTCAACCTGTTGTTGAACTTCAGAAAATTTAGATAATTTTAAGTGTTTTACCACCCAAGGCAAACTTAAACCCTGTCCCACTAACGACACCAGCACACAGCCGAAGACTATAGCTATCAGGACTTCTCGCCGTGGCAGTGTTGTAGGTAAACTCAATGCCAGAGCCATTGAGAGTGAACCTTTGATGTTGCCTAAAAACAGTAAATGTTGCCAGCGCGGCGGAATTGGGCGGTCAATCCAACGAACTACTGCTAGTAGCGGATAAACCGTAAGAACTCGCCCGACTTGAAAAGCCAAAACTGCAAGTAGAATTGCAGGTAAAGTTTTCCAAAGCGTTACCAAGTTTATTTCTACACCAATCAACAGAAAAATAAAGGTGTTGACGGTAAAACTGGCATATTCCCAGAAACTCAACAAGGTGATGCGATTGGAAGCAGAAGTATTGCCAGAAAGCCCTAAATTACCGAAAATTAATCCCGCGATAACTACAGCCACAGCACCTGATACACCGAGAAATTGCCCAACCTGAAAAGTTCCTAATGCAACTGCGACTGTCAGTAACAGACTGCTAAGAGGATCATCTAAACGAGCAAATACAGGTATACATAGGTAGCCCAAGACTAACCCCACAAGGCAGCCTCCTAGAGAGATAAATAGCAGTTGTTGGATTCCCTCTAAAAATGTGAGTGAGCCTGTTGAATATACTTGCAAGACCAGGTTGAAGGAAACTAGGGCAGCAGCATCATTAAATAGAGTTTCTCCTTCAACGATGGTGGAAAGTCGGGAGGGCACTGGTATTTCTTTAAAGACGGCAATCATGGAAACAGTGTCAGTGTTTGCCAGAATTACTCCGACAAATAAGGCAGGTATCCAACTCAGTCCCAGCCCAAATTTCAACAGGACGGCAATAATACCACTGGAAAGCACAGCTCCAGGCCCAGCTAGTAGCGCAATTGGTTTAAATGTGCTGCGTAGGCGGCTAACATCTGTATTAATACCAGCTTCAAAGATGAGAATTGGCAGGAAAAGATTTAAAACAAGAGTTGGATTTAAACCAATTGGACGAGACAATAGCTCAGTGATGGGCAAACCTGCTAATACTAAACCTGTAACATAAGGGATTCGCAACCGCCGGGATAGCAAAGCTACACCTGTAGCAAGGAGCAAGAGAATAATTGAAACTTTGACTAATTCAGTAACATCCACTATTACGTTTTGAAAAGTTAGTTTGACTTGACTGATAGATTCTCTCCTCATTCATGCCAAATTAGCAAGTTCAGCGTGTGGATTCGGAACTGAACGGCCCAGTATCTAGCTACCATTGCTCGGCAACCCCACAAGCAAGCCCAGAGTAGAGGCGATCGCTACATTTTTCAAAGCATATAGATGCAAAAAAAGCCGGGTTTTTTCGCTATCAAGCCTAAAAAACCCGGCTTTCTGTTGTATCTTTAGTTGAAACCAATAACTCCCGGAATATCAAGGACAAAATCTGCCCCATATACGGATGCAGGAGTCTGGAATCCTACCTTAACTTCGCCTTGAATGACCCGTTTGATAACTGCTACAGCCGCTAATGCGGTAAAATCGTATGCTTCCGGCCCTAAGAGCTTTGCAGTTACTTGTTGACCAGTTTCATCCTCGGCAAAACCAATTACTCTAACTTGACCCTTGGCTCGTTCTGCTGCCGTTGGCCCAGTCGGTAGAGTTTTAATTAGACTTGCTAAAGCACTTTGGAATAAAGACGAGTTAAATAACCATCCCAAATACTGGCTCGACTCCATAAGGAAGCGCACAGGATTAGGAAATACGGTATAAACCTCGATGTTGGGGATACCTGTAGTCTGGAATGCAGTGATAATATCTGCACGCCAGGGGTTTGTTACTGCTGTTACCGGCCCATAACCAAAATCTATTCTACGCTTTTTCCATGCTGGTCGAGATGGGATGAGCTTACCTGCTTCTCGAACTACCCCGATGTGATGTAAAGTTGGCAGTACAGTATTTGCGGTTCCTTGAGATACACCCCCTACTGTTTCATAGACTAAAATCAGTCGTGTTGCCATAGTTAACTTATCTTTGAGATAAGCAGCTACACAATCAGTAGGGACAACCCCAAATCCCACACCAGGGAGAAGCATTATCCCTGCACTTTTAGCCTCAGCATCTCGTGCCTCTAGCGCCTGAAATTCAGGTACTTCGCCAGCTATGTCTAAATAGTGAGTTTTAGTTTGTAGACAGGCATCGACAAGTGGCTTTGAAGTTTTGGAGAAAGGGCCAGAGCAGTTGATGACAGCAATTATATCTTCAAGAGAGCGGGCGATCGCCTGCGAATCATCTAAGCCAAAAACCCGAAAGTCCAAACTTAATTCATTGGCTACTGTTGCTAGTAAACTTTGATTACGTCCAGCCAAAATTAATTCCAGTCCGTTATTTTTAGCTGATGTAGCAATTAGTTTTCCAGCATAGCCAGTTGCACCATACAATAACACCCTTGATGTCATTATTATCACCAGCTAGTACCGTAACGCGGAAGTCAAAAGTTAACACCGAGCGAAGTCGAAGTGTCAAAAGTCAAAAGGATTATGGAATAAGCTCTTTAGGAATTTTAAATGGTTGCTCCATTTCCGCCGTGGCGTACTAGGAATTGTTCGCAATCTGCTCCCATAACCTGACATCAGGTGGATCAACCAAAAATCGTCCTGCTTTTTCCCCTAAACCTTTAATATACGGCTGCTCTAGGTGTTGAGCTAAAATGTCCTGGCTGACCCAATTTTCATGTAATAGAAACAAAGATGGATCTTCAACAGATTGATGTAAATCATAATTAATACAACCTTCTTCCTTGAGGGTGAGAGCTATTACGGCTTGAAATTCCTGCTTAAATTCATTCTCCAAACCTGGCTTGACTTTTAGTCGAGCGGTGACAGTTACTTGCTGATTTGACATTGTTATTCCCCTTTTTTAGAAAACTAACTTAAGTATTGATGCTATTAATAATTTGCGAAGGTTTAAGGTAATTGTAAGGTATGGGACGAGTTTGATTTCTGATGTCTATTTGCCGTTCTATTTGATGGAGATTATGTTGGAATTGCACCACAATTTCCTGCGCCAATGGATCAGCAAACTCCTCATCATAAAAACCTAATTTGTCATAATGGAACGATGTCAAAATCTCAGTCCACATTACCTGATCGGCAGCTTGTTTAAAGGGAGGAAGTATTTTCATAATAGTTTCCAAATCCACACCCTTAGTTTCTGGAATTGGGTGGTAGGCTGCATAAGGCATATTGGGCACAAAAGCCATATATTCGTACTGAGAAAAATTCAAAGCAGAGTGGAGAGGAGCGCAAGTGAAGACTACTACACTAATGATTTCAATCAGTTGTTCTAAAGTCTCAATCTTGGCTGGCATTCCCTTGACTCTACCACCATCTTGGGCGACTAATTCCCTAGCCCAATTTTGCAATTCATAGTCATCGCTGAGATCCTGTGAAGTCTTATAATAGAGTTGCAAGTATTCAGCCACAAACTTTTCGATGGCATTCCAGATTAATATTCCATCGTCCCGGAAAGGAAAGTGCGGCAAAATTTCTGGGTCATCTGTTTGACGGCTTTTTATTAACCGAGGGAAGGTAAACTTTTCTACACTCCATTCTTCATAAGTTTTCGCCACAAATCCAACAGATTCTGCTAATGAACCTGCCATAAACTCATCAACCGGTCCACCAGGCTGTAAAAACTGAGTGCGTCCCAAATCGTTATCAAATAGCATGAAACGGAAGTGAGGTTTTAACAGTAAGGCGATGGGATGATTTTCTGCTAATTGCCGCGCAGTTACAATTGCAAACGGAGCCATAACTGCATGGGTATAGGAAAAATGACTACCCAATTCTTGGTGGTTGCCATCAGCAATTTGGACGCAGGTTTTTGCCAAAAACCAATCTAAATGGGGGTCATCTGGTGTATACAGGCTATTTGCGCCAGAGTCATGATTAATCTGGATAGCAACAGGCACTAGAGAACCACCATTAAAACTATCATTACTTTGCCAGTAAAATAGAGCTTGCGGCTTGGGAAGGTACTTTTTAACATTATTATAGACACCACCTTGAATATCAGATAGCAAAGGGTAATCTAAGAAATACAGCTTGCCTTCCTTGAGTGCCTTTTCCAAAGTAAATTCTGCACCTGCAATCTTCTGAAAATGGTAATCAGTTACAGCAAAATTATCAGGT
It includes:
- a CDS encoding lipoxygenase family protein, with amino-acid sequence MKPYLPQNDPNGNYRASWLDKNREEYNFNYDYLAPLPVIDKVPHKEIFSAEYTAKRLASMATLAPNMLAAKARNFLDPLDELEEYEELLALLPKPDVIKNYKTDSCFAEQRLSGANPLAIRRINVLPDNFAVTDYHFQKIAGAEFTLEKALKEGKLYFLDYPLLSDIQGGVYNNVKKYLPKPQALFYWQSNDSFNGGSLVPVAIQINHDSGANSLYTPDDPHLDWFLAKTCVQIADGNHQELGSHFSYTHAVMAPFAIVTARQLAENHPIALLLKPHFRFMLFDNDLGRTQFLQPGGPVDEFMAGSLAESVGFVAKTYEEWSVEKFTFPRLIKSRQTDDPEILPHFPFRDDGILIWNAIEKFVAEYLQLYYKTSQDLSDDYELQNWARELVAQDGGRVKGMPAKIETLEQLIEIISVVVFTCAPLHSALNFSQYEYMAFVPNMPYAAYHPIPETKGVDLETIMKILPPFKQAADQVMWTEILTSFHYDKLGFYDEEFADPLAQEIVVQFQHNLHQIERQIDIRNQTRPIPYNYLKPSQIINSINT